A genomic stretch from Sphaerodactylus townsendi isolate TG3544 linkage group LG15, MPM_Stown_v2.3, whole genome shotgun sequence includes:
- the LOC125444383 gene encoding LOW QUALITY PROTEIN: extracellular calcium-sensing receptor-like (The sequence of the model RefSeq protein was modified relative to this genomic sequence to represent the inferred CDS: inserted 1 base in 1 codon): MVLLAYERIVEYDASPPLPKEAPVPDAWHDRPERPPPGRFMTQMYQHILAFIFAIKEINENPQLLPNVTLGLQIYNNYFSPMQTMHASMKALSTHLQFIPNYKCDVQDNPVAVIGGPNSNIYSHVTNTTFHAGITYRTKSSLSFKITLGDDEASNAPFQTPVKSRNSILWTWIGVIYVDVDIDQTFIRNVLPMFSRNGICFDFIEKFTKIEFSAEVETFVEEETKLCQTVMGSSATVVVLHGEFQATIMLRNLPIMQNLEESFVKTKGKVWIMIAQMDSFASDYYQRYWDLDFIHVALSLAVHSKDMLGFQKFLHLTHSTSEKEDGFTRNFWENAFNCLLPGRKAKEICSMFDKDFEETCTGAEKLENLPSTILEKHMTAHSYSIYNAVYAVAHAVHALRSSKPKHISVKDGGKRTLLNWQVQPISECNEACHPGYSKRKKEGEPFCCYDCFRCPEGKISNENDLADCFQCPEDHYPNGKQDLCIPKVITFLSFEEPLGIAVTIFSLSLSSITVLVLGIFRKYHHTPIIKANNRTLSYTLLIALLFCFLCALLFIGQPMKVTCLLRQTTFVTVFSVAVSCMLAKTITVVLAFLATKPGSSMRKWVGKKLTTYRPLXCSLIQVMLCSVWLATFPPFPDLDLRSVRGEILMQCNEGSVSMFYCVLGYMSFLAIVSFVVAFFARKLPDSFQETKSITFSMLLFCTVWLSFVPTYLSTKGKSMVAVEIFSILASSTGVLTLTFTPKCYITLMRPDLNKREQLIKSQK; the protein is encoded by the exons atggtgttgttGGCTTATGAGAGGATTGTTGAgtacgatgcctcccctcc tttgcccAAGGAGGCCCCCGttcccgatgcctggcacgaccggccggagagacccccgcccgGAAG GTTTATGACACAAATGTACCAGCATATCCTtgcttttatatttgcaatcAAAGAAATCAATGAAAATCCCCAGCTTTTACCCAACGTCACCCTGGGCCTCCAGATTTATAATAACTATTTCAGTCCAATGCAGACCATGCATGCCTCAatgaaagctctttccacacaccTCCAATTCATCCCTAACTATAAATGTGACGTTCAGGACAATCCAGTGGCTGTGATTGGAGGACCCAACTCGAATATTTACTCACATGTTACCAATACCACATTCCATGCAGGCATCACATACAGAACCAAAAGTTCCCTCAGCTTTAAG ATCACCCTGGGTGATGATGAGGCATCCAACGCACCTTTCCAAACTCCCGTCAAATCGAGAAACAGCATATT gTGGACATGGATTGGAGTGATTTATGTCGATGTGGACATTGACCAGACATTCATACGCAACGTGCTTCCCATGTTTTCCCGGAACGGTATCTGCTTTGATTTTATAGAAAAATTTACAAAAATAGAATTTTCGGCTGAGGTCGAAACATTTGTAGAAGAGGAAACCAAGCTATGCCAAACTGTCATGGGAAGCTCGGCCACTGTTGTGGTTTTGCACGGTGAATTTCAGGCCACCATTATGTTGAGAAATTTGCCCATTATGCAGAATTTGGAGGAGTCGTTCGTGAAGACCAAAGGGAAAGTCTGGATCATGATCGCCCAGATGGATTCTTTTGCATCTGATTACTACCAAAGATATTGGGATCTAGACTTCATCCATGTGGCTCTGTCCTTGGCAGTTCACTCAAAGGACATGTTGGGATTCCAGAAATTTCTCCACCTCACACACTCTACCTCTGAAAAAGAAGATGGTTTCACCAGGAACTTCTGGGAAAATGCATTTAACTGTTTGCTTCCTGGCAGAAAGGCTAAGGAAATCTGCAGCATGTTTGACAAGGATTTTGAGGAAACGTGCACTGGAGCAGAGAAGCTGGAGAATCTTCCTAGCACGATCTTGGAAAAGCACATGACTGCCCACAGCTACAGCATCTACAATGCAGTATATGCGGTGGCACATGCTGTGCATGCCCTCCGTTCATCTAAACCGAAGCACATATCTGTGAAGGATGGAGGGAAAAGGACACTTCTGAATTGGCAG GTGCAGCCCATTTCTGAGTGTAATGAAGCATGTCATCCTGGTtatagcaaaagaaagaaagagggggagcCATTTTGCTGCTACGACTGCTTTCGTTGTCCAGAAGGGAAGATTTCAAATGAAAATG ATCTCGCCGACTGTTTTCAATGTCCGGAAGATCATTACCCAAATGGCAAGCAGGACCTGTGCATTCCCAAAGTTATAACCTTTCTGTCTTTTGAAGAGCCCTTGGGGATTGCTGTGACCATTTTTTCTTTGTCCTTGTCTTCCATCACAGTTTTAGTGCTTGGAATATTCAGGAAATACCACCACACACCCATCATCAAAGCCAATAATCGGACTCTCTCTTACACTCTTCTGATCGctctcctcttctgcttcctttGTGCTCTTCTGTTCATTGGCCAACCCATGAAGGTGACGTGTCTTCTGCGACAAACAACATTTGTCACTGTCTTCTCGGTGGCTGTTTCTTGTATGTTGGCCAAAACCATCACTGTGGTTCTGGCATTTCTGGCCACCAAGCCAGGATCCAGCATGAGGAAATGGGTGGGCAAAAAACTGACCACCTATCGCCCTT GTTGCTCCCTTATTCAAGTCATGCTTTGTAGCGTGTGGCTGGCCACATTTCCCCCATTCCCTGATCTTGACCTGCGTTCCGTAAGGGGAGAAATCCTAATGCAATGTAATGAAGGGTCGGTCTCTATGTTTTATTGTGTCCTGGGCTATATGAGCTTTTTGGCCATTGTCAGTTTTGTTGTGGCTTTCTTTGCCAGGAAGTTACCCGACTCTTTCCAGGAAACCAAGTCTATTACCTTCAGCATGCTGCTGTTTTGCACCGTCTGGTTGTCCTTTGTTCCCACCTACTTGAGCACAAAAGGCAAGTCaatggtggctgtggagatcttctccatcttggcaTCTAGCACTGGAGTTCTGACATtgacttttactcccaaatgCTACATCACTCTGATGAGACCAGATTTGAACAAAAGGGAACAACTAATCAAGAGTCAgaaatga